The Agromyces hippuratus genome has a window encoding:
- a CDS encoding NAD(P)H-binding protein: MSENFAVIGATGKTGRRVADLLEADGHAVRRLARGTNPAFDWEQPEHWAAALQGVDRLYAAYVPDLAAPGSEAAIARFAEIAEAAGVQRIVLLSGRGEDGARRCEDILLASSVPAAIVRASWFAQNFTEGMLGDAATTGVLALPAGNVREPFIDVDDVAAVAVEALTGTGHEGRVHEVTGPESLTFAEVAAILSETTGREIVYVPMEFDEFHAAVAAEEGESVANLLTELCRETFDGRNVLPTGGVAAALGRRPRDLRSVLTNAAAAATARP; this comes from the coding sequence ATGTCTGAGAACTTCGCGGTCATCGGCGCCACCGGCAAGACCGGCCGTCGCGTCGCCGACCTCCTCGAGGCGGACGGCCACGCCGTGCGCCGCCTCGCCCGCGGCACGAACCCGGCGTTCGACTGGGAGCAGCCGGAACACTGGGCCGCTGCCCTGCAGGGCGTCGACCGGCTGTACGCGGCCTACGTTCCCGACCTCGCAGCCCCCGGCTCCGAGGCCGCCATCGCCCGCTTCGCCGAGATCGCCGAGGCGGCCGGCGTGCAGCGCATCGTGCTGCTGTCGGGCCGCGGGGAGGACGGGGCGCGTCGCTGCGAGGACATCCTGCTCGCCTCGAGCGTTCCCGCCGCGATCGTGCGGGCGAGCTGGTTCGCGCAGAACTTCACCGAGGGCATGCTCGGCGATGCGGCCACCACGGGGGTGCTGGCACTTCCGGCCGGGAACGTGCGAGAGCCGTTCATCGACGTCGACGACGTGGCGGCGGTCGCCGTCGAGGCGCTCACGGGCACGGGGCACGAGGGCCGCGTGCACGAGGTGACCGGCCCCGAGTCGCTCACGTTCGCAGAGGTCGCGGCGATCCTGTCGGAGACCACGGGACGCGAGATCGTCTACGTGCCGATGGAGTTCGACGAGTTCCACGCCGCGGTCGCCGCCGAGGAGGGCGAGTCCGTCGCGAACCTGCTCACCGAGCTCTGCCGCGAGACCTTCGACGGCCGCAACGTGCTCCCGACCGGGGGCGTGGCCGCGGCACTCGGCCGGCGGCCGCGCGACCTTCGCTCGGTGCTGACGAATGCCGCCGCCGCCGCGACGGCACGGCCGTGA
- a CDS encoding SDR family NAD(P)-dependent oxidoreductase — MMLLEEKVAVIHGGGGSIGAATARVFAREGARLFLAGRSLSRLEAAATAARELGASVDIAVVDAMDQAAVDRHVDEVTDAAGRIDIALNAVGFDHVQGLPIAETSLADYLHPVTGYLRTNFVTAKAVSRPMLAQGGGVILTISTPGARLTGRGLIGNAAQSAGLEGFSRALAGELGPGGVRVVCVRPHAMADAYDTSYTGEMFGRIAAAGGIGRDEWLAGLAGTTLLGRLPSLGEVAEYLAFAASDRARSMTGVISNLTAGALVD, encoded by the coding sequence ATGATGCTGCTCGAAGAGAAGGTGGCCGTGATCCACGGCGGCGGGGGATCGATCGGGGCCGCGACCGCGCGGGTGTTCGCGCGCGAGGGCGCCCGGTTGTTCCTGGCCGGTCGCAGCCTGTCGCGACTCGAGGCCGCGGCAACCGCAGCTCGCGAGCTCGGGGCATCCGTCGACATCGCCGTGGTCGACGCGATGGACCAGGCGGCCGTCGACCGGCACGTCGACGAGGTGACGGATGCCGCGGGCCGCATCGACATCGCCCTGAACGCCGTCGGCTTCGACCACGTGCAGGGCCTGCCGATCGCCGAGACCTCGCTCGCCGATTACCTGCACCCCGTCACCGGCTACCTGCGGACGAACTTCGTCACGGCCAAGGCGGTCTCGCGGCCGATGCTCGCGCAGGGCGGCGGCGTGATCCTCACGATCTCGACGCCGGGCGCGCGGCTGACCGGCCGCGGCCTCATCGGCAACGCCGCGCAGAGTGCCGGGCTCGAGGGCTTCTCGCGGGCTCTCGCCGGCGAGCTCGGGCCGGGCGGCGTGCGCGTCGTCTGCGTGCGCCCGCACGCGATGGCCGACGCGTACGACACCTCGTACACGGGGGAGATGTTCGGCCGCATCGCCGCGGCGGGCGGCATCGGCCGCGACGAGTGGCTCGCCGGGCTCGCGGGCACGACGCTGCTCGGCCGGCTGCCGTCGCTCGGCGAGGTCGCGGAGTACCTCGCATTCGCGGCATCCGACCGGGCGCGCTCGATGACCGGCGTGATCTCGAACCTCACGGCCGGGGCGCTCGTCGACTGA
- a CDS encoding AraC family transcriptional regulator, with protein sequence MVNPRTRVAADSLGDGLQLLRFTGALYCRAELTAPWGVEFPALEGFMMLPVVLAGRCVLELDGERHELEAGSAALITRGAAHRLLSAADASSTPLFDIPVEQVSDTYEHMRIGGGGDRTLIAYAALQVDGPLSARMIEELPGLIRIDSWDDGEAGAFQTVLRLLAREAESIQPGGEAVMTSLADVLVVQVLRSWLRTSDPAATGWLAALRDPHVGRALGRMHARIDHDWTLVELAQEANMSRSAFAERFTALLGEPPMRYLAGWRLQQARAELASTSDPIASISRRVGYSSEASFSRAFKRHHGSTPGDVRREAPRFGPAALRPAPSPAPRS encoded by the coding sequence ATGGTCAACCCGCGCACCCGGGTCGCCGCCGATTCGCTGGGCGACGGCCTGCAGCTGCTCCGATTCACCGGCGCCCTCTACTGCCGCGCCGAGCTCACGGCGCCGTGGGGCGTGGAGTTCCCCGCGCTCGAGGGGTTCATGATGCTGCCGGTCGTGCTCGCCGGCCGGTGCGTGCTCGAGCTCGACGGTGAACGGCACGAGCTCGAGGCGGGCAGTGCCGCGCTCATCACGCGCGGCGCAGCGCACCGACTGCTCAGTGCGGCGGATGCCTCGAGCACACCGCTCTTCGACATCCCCGTCGAGCAGGTGAGCGACACCTACGAGCACATGCGCATCGGGGGAGGCGGCGACCGCACCCTGATCGCGTATGCCGCACTGCAGGTCGACGGTCCGCTCTCCGCACGGATGATCGAGGAGTTGCCCGGCCTCATCAGGATCGACTCGTGGGACGACGGCGAGGCGGGGGCGTTCCAGACCGTGCTGCGGCTGCTCGCGCGGGAGGCGGAGAGCATCCAGCCGGGCGGAGAGGCGGTCATGACGAGCCTCGCCGACGTGCTCGTCGTGCAGGTGCTGCGCTCGTGGTTGCGCACGTCGGATCCGGCGGCGACCGGATGGCTCGCCGCGCTCCGCGACCCGCACGTCGGCCGTGCGCTCGGCCGCATGCACGCCCGCATCGACCACGACTGGACCCTGGTCGAGCTCGCGCAGGAGGCGAACATGTCGCGGTCGGCATTCGCCGAGCGCTTCACCGCCCTCCTCGGCGAACCGCCGATGCGCTATCTCGCGGGCTGGCGTCTGCAGCAGGCCAGGGCGGAGCTCGCGAGCACGAGCGATCCGATCGCGTCGATCTCGCGCCGGGTCGGCTACTCCTCGGAGGCTTCGTTCAGTCGCGCCTTCAAGCGGCACCACGGGTCGACTCCGGGCGACGTGCGACGCGAGGCGCCGCGGTTCGGCCCCGCGGCGCTTCGGCCTGCGCCTTCGCCGGCGCCGCGGAGCTAA
- a CDS encoding ArsR/SmtB family transcription factor, producing the protein MGEYQLDTVLSAVADPTRRAILDRLRVSDARVTELAREFPISLNSTSKHIKVLERARLVERHVRGRDHVLSLRAEALGEAVAWMTQYREFWEQRLAALEAFVLADADADGDVDTDTASGAER; encoded by the coding sequence ATGGGTGAATATCAACTCGACACCGTGCTCAGCGCCGTCGCCGACCCCACGCGACGCGCGATCCTCGACCGCCTCCGCGTCTCCGACGCTCGGGTCACCGAACTCGCGCGCGAGTTCCCGATCTCGCTGAACTCCACGAGCAAGCACATCAAGGTGCTCGAGCGCGCCCGACTCGTGGAGCGGCATGTGCGCGGCCGCGACCACGTGCTCTCGCTCCGCGCCGAGGCGCTCGGCGAGGCGGTCGCCTGGATGACGCAGTACCGCGAGTTCTGGGAGCAGCGCCTCGCCGCGCTCGAGGCGTTCGTGCTCGCCGACGCCGATGCCGACGGTGATGTCGACACCGACACCGCGAGTGGAGCAGAGCGATGA
- a CDS encoding SRPBCC family protein has protein sequence MTAVVTVSRRIAASAERLFDAWLDPKSLAVWMRRDGSAPSGAVADRRVGGAFAITMHDPNGSFVHAGNYTVIDRPHTLEFTWRSAATHQTDSVVRVTFTPDGDATVVEVRHELLPDAEAVQRHTEGWTEIIDRFAATFAENGEA, from the coding sequence ATGACCGCGGTCGTCACGGTCAGCCGGCGCATCGCGGCATCCGCCGAGCGTCTCTTCGACGCGTGGCTCGACCCGAAGAGCCTCGCCGTGTGGATGCGCCGCGACGGCAGCGCCCCGTCGGGCGCGGTCGCCGATCGCCGGGTCGGCGGCGCGTTCGCGATCACGATGCACGACCCGAACGGTTCGTTCGTGCACGCGGGCAACTACACGGTCATCGACCGGCCGCACACGCTCGAGTTCACCTGGCGCTCGGCCGCCACGCACCAGACCGACTCGGTGGTGCGCGTCACCTTCACGCCCGACGGCGATGCCACCGTCGTCGAGGTGCGCCACGAGCTGCTTCCCGACGCAGAGGCCGTGCAGCGGCACACCGAGGGCTGGACCGAGATCATCGACCGGTTCGCCGCGACATTCGCAGAGAACGGAGAGGCATGA
- a CDS encoding TetR/AcrR family transcriptional regulator encodes MTATGSTRGGAARASTGRARLDRESIVAAGLELAATSATTTISVRELGTQLGADPTAIYRHFRSKEQLMEALLDELTLRSVASVTAEKSDWRGRLRQLSRSTLTHYSAHPAIGAEAIVLTTHGPGELEAIEIMLEAFSEAGLTGDDVVRHYALLASHVLSSAAGIARGRAERGDGPEPGPWFDGPILADPRRFPLITAFNSELADLRDEELFLLGVEAVIQSAELTVARNAE; translated from the coding sequence TTGACAGCGACAGGCTCCACCCGCGGCGGTGCCGCGCGCGCATCGACCGGCCGGGCCCGCCTCGACCGCGAATCGATCGTGGCTGCGGGCCTCGAGCTCGCGGCCACGTCCGCGACGACCACGATCTCGGTGCGCGAGCTCGGCACCCAGCTCGGTGCCGACCCGACGGCGATCTACCGTCACTTCCGCAGCAAGGAGCAGCTCATGGAGGCGCTCCTCGACGAGTTGACCCTCCGCAGCGTCGCCTCCGTCACCGCCGAGAAGTCCGACTGGCGCGGGCGGCTCCGCCAGCTCTCGCGCTCCACGCTGACGCACTACTCCGCCCACCCCGCCATCGGCGCCGAGGCGATCGTGCTCACGACCCACGGCCCCGGCGAACTCGAGGCGATCGAGATCATGCTCGAAGCATTCTCCGAGGCGGGACTCACCGGCGACGACGTCGTACGGCACTACGCGCTGCTCGCCTCGCACGTGCTCTCGAGCGCCGCCGGCATCGCACGCGGACGCGCCGAACGCGGCGACGGCCCCGAACCCGGGCCGTGGTTCGACGGTCCGATCCTCGCCGACCCGCGCAGGTTCCCGCTGATCACGGCCTTCAACAGCGAGCTCGCCGACCTGAGGGACGAAGAACTCTTCCTGCTCGGGGTCGAAGCCGTCATCCAGTCGGCCGAGCTGACCGTGGCGCGCAACGCGGAGTAG